The following nucleotide sequence is from Kineococcus endophyticus.
ACCGACCTCGTCCGCATCCTCGACGACACGACCGAACGCGGTGACCGCCTCGCGGGGGAGGTCCAGGACCTCGAGGCCACCCGGCGCGAGCTCACGGAGGGCTCCGACCGCGCCGCCGCCGCCGAGCAGGCCGCCGCCGCCCGCGCGCAGGAGTACGGCCTGCTCGCCGGCACGCTGCCCGCGCACGGGCCGGGGATCGTGGCGACCATCACCGATCCCGGCGCGGCGCTGCGGTCGACGAACCTCATCCAGCTCGTGCAGGAACTGCGCGACTCCGGGGCCGAGGGGATCCAGGTCGGGCAGACGCGGGTGGTGGCCCAGACGGCGTTCGCCGACGGCTCCGGCGGCGTCCTCGTCGACGGCCGCCTGGAACGCTCGCCCTACGTCGTGACGGTCATCGGCGACCCGTCCACGCTGGCCACCGCCCTGGACATCCCGGGGGGTGTCCGGGAGACGCTGCGCTCGGCCGGCGCCGACCTCGACGTGCAGCAGCGACCCGGCGACGACGGCGTGTCGCTGACCGCCTTGCACGCCGTCTCGGCGCCTCAGTACGCTCGCCCGGCGTCGCCGCAGCAGTGAACCGCGGACGCACCCCGCCCCGTGAGGAGTCCTGCGCCCCATGTCGAACGTCCCCGCCGACCTGCGCTACACCAGCGAGCACGAGTGGGTGCGCGTGGAGGCCGACGGCTCCGTCCGCGTCGGGATCACCGACCACGCCCAGGACCAGCTCGGCGACGTCGTCTACGTCTCCCTGCCGGCCGAGGGCGAGCAGGTGAGCGCCGGCGGCGCGATCGGCGAGGTCGAGTCGACCAAGAGCGTCAGCGAGATCACCGCGCCGGTCTCCGGCACGGTCTCGGGCCACAACCCCGGGCTGGAGACGCGCCCGGACCTCGTGAACGTCGACCCCTACGGCGAGGGCTGGATGTTCACCATCACCCCCAGCGACCCGTCCGAGGTCGAGGCGCTGCTGGACGCCGAGGCGTACACCGCGCACGCCGGCTGACCCGACTGCGCCGTTGTGGGCCGGTGTGGGCCGGTGTGGGCCGGTGTGGGCCGGTGTGGGCCGGTGTGGGCCGGTGTGGGCCGGTACACGCCGACACGCGGGCTGACCTGCGGGGTCGGTCCCGCTACTGTTGCCCCTGTTGATCCGAACGTGACCGCCCGCCTCCCGCCGGCGCTCACGTGCTCTGCCAGCGAGAGGTGGTGTCGATGTCCGCGCCGGGCTCTGAGCCGACCAACGGGCCGACGGGTTCGGAGGAGGGCACGCCCCCCGGACGTCCGGGCCAGGAGCGACCCGTCGACTCCACGATGTCCTTCGCCGGGCTCGCGGTCCCCGAGGTGCACGAGAGCGCCGACCGCGGGCTGACGGCCGACGACACCGAAGCCATCGACGCCCTCCCCGCGGGGTCGGCGCTCCTCGTCGTCCGCCGCGGGCCGAACGCGGGTTCGCGCTTCCTCCTCGACGCCGAGCGCACGTCCGCCGGCCGGCACCAGACGAGCGACATCTTCCTCGACGACGTCACCGTCTCGCGCAAGCACGCCGAGTTCCTCCGCGCGCCGGACCCGGTGACGGGCCCGGGCTTCCGCGTCCGCGACGTCGGCAGCCTCAACGGCACGTACGTCAACCGCGAACGCATCGACGACGTCCTGCTCGCCGCGGGCGACGAGGTCCAGATCGGCAAGTACCGGCTCGAGTACCACCCGAGCCCGCGGGTGGGGCAGTGAGCGCAGCCGGAGCCCGGGCGCTCGACCCGAGCCGGCCCCGGATGACCATCGGGGAGGTCATGGCGATCCTGTCGCCGGAGTTCTCCGACATCACCATCTCCAAGATCCGCTTCCTCGAGGAGCAGGGGCTCGTCGAGCCGGGGCGCACGCCGTCGGGCTACCGGAAGTTCTCCTCCGACGACGTCGACCGGCTGCGGTACGTCCTGTCCGCCCAGCGCGACCACTACCTCCCGCTCAGGGTCATCCGCGAGCACCTCGAGGCGATGGACCGCGGCCTGCAGGTGCCGGACCCGGTGGACGCGGCGCCACGGGTCCCCGGCACCGAACCCCCGGTGACGGCGGGTGTCGAGCGCTTCGACGGCCACGCCGCCGGACTGCGGCTGACCCGCGGCGAGCTGCTGCGCGAGTCCGGGGTGGAGGCCGACCTGCTCGACGCCCTCGAGGGGTACGGCGTGCTGTCGCCGGCCCCCGGCGGCCCCTGGTACGACGGCGAGGCCCTCGAGGTGCTGCGCGCGGCGGCCGCCCTCGCGGCCCACGGCATCGAGGCCCGGCACCTGCGGATGTTCCGGACGGCCGCCGACCGCGAGGTCGCGCTGGCCGACCAGGTCGCCGCGCCCCTGCAGCGGACGGGCCAGCGCGACCAGGTCGCGCGGGAGATCGCCGCCGCCGGTCTGCGGCTGCACACGGCCCTCGTCGCGGGTGCCCTCGGACGCACCGTCCGCTGACCCGGCGGCACGTCGTCCGCGCGCCGGTTCCGGCGGGGTGCCGGACTCCGGCGAGGGGTACGGTGAACGGGTGCGAGCACTCGATGTCGTCGGTGTCAGGGTCGAGATGCCCTCCAACAACCCCATCGTCCTGCTGCGGGAACGCGACGGGGACCGCTACCTGCCGATCTGGATCGGAGCGCCCGAGGCCAGCGCGATC
It contains:
- a CDS encoding DUF881 domain-containing protein; the encoded protein is MAAVTDPRPGPWRRLWRAASPRATRGQVLAGVLCAALGFGVVVQVRQTDTSGLADLRETDLVRILDDTTERGDRLAGEVQDLEATRRELTEGSDRAAAAEQAAAARAQEYGLLAGTLPAHGPGIVATITDPGAALRSTNLIQLVQELRDSGAEGIQVGQTRVVAQTAFADGSGGVLVDGRLERSPYVVTVIGDPSTLATALDIPGGVRETLRSAGADLDVQQRPGDDGVSLTALHAVSAPQYARPASPQQ
- the gcvH gene encoding glycine cleavage system protein GcvH; the encoded protein is MSNVPADLRYTSEHEWVRVEADGSVRVGITDHAQDQLGDVVYVSLPAEGEQVSAGGAIGEVESTKSVSEITAPVSGTVSGHNPGLETRPDLVNVDPYGEGWMFTITPSDPSEVEALLDAEAYTAHAG
- a CDS encoding FHA domain-containing protein, which produces MSAPGSEPTNGPTGSEEGTPPGRPGQERPVDSTMSFAGLAVPEVHESADRGLTADDTEAIDALPAGSALLVVRRGPNAGSRFLLDAERTSAGRHQTSDIFLDDVTVSRKHAEFLRAPDPVTGPGFRVRDVGSLNGTYVNRERIDDVLLAAGDEVQIGKYRLEYHPSPRVGQ
- the ftsR gene encoding transcriptional regulator FtsR translates to MTIGEVMAILSPEFSDITISKIRFLEEQGLVEPGRTPSGYRKFSSDDVDRLRYVLSAQRDHYLPLRVIREHLEAMDRGLQVPDPVDAAPRVPGTEPPVTAGVERFDGHAAGLRLTRGELLRESGVEADLLDALEGYGVLSPAPGGPWYDGEALEVLRAAAALAAHGIEARHLRMFRTAADREVALADQVAAPLQRTGQRDQVAREIAAAGLRLHTALVAGALGRTVR